Proteins encoded within one genomic window of Chitinophaga parva:
- a CDS encoding Ig-like domain-containing protein — MKRLLLLFFSSTLTATMVKAQSNPAPQSLPYQQTFDALPATSTVYPDGWQGWTLAGSPSGNFNTAAPAADKALATGTASSTANGTYNYNGKLGFLNSGSADISLVLAINTTGQSNISMQYDVATLRNPYDGGSNTRVNEVILQYRVGTAGAFTSISGTEYQNNTTQQTTSGVTTPQHSATESLLLPVACENQPVVQLRWVNRQISGAGSRPSFMVDNISVGGGARDTTRPSIIALQPAAGDTAQPTAKPAVTFSENIQLGTGNAVLHNLTSGTTQVIALGTATASISNNLLTLNVKLSPNQSYFLTLDSNAVQDIFGNAFTGLTDSSWHFATGPQVTSFDFNTCTPAGSNQLAGGFTQYAVTGNQQWACSTFGQNGTNGLEINGYSSGPQTNEQWLISPAFDLTGYTYPLLSFNSEVAFTGPSLQLVVSTDYDGVSNPHTATWTPVNGRFPNADQANTWALSTGINLAAFKDSSVYVAFIYTSSPTLNAARWDIDNFNIVNSATPPPPSVSNTTAGLAFDYVKAGSVSAPQAFTFYGNDFTGPLTITAPAGFKVSKDSTTFTSSITYTLDEVNAGLQTAFAEFAPAAANTNYADSLRFISAGLNQAITGVSGTSLHSLKVVNWNMEWFGSPVQDPANDSLQQANATVVMRNLNADIFALAEVVDTARINAIASQLGYKVIVSDFGSYTDSITDVDYPSAQKLAFMYKPEVIRGIRSYGVMRYNASSSAYKNWSSGRFPFYFETIAKLDNDSARIGFFVIHAKANTGTAADKIDSYNRRLNGNKEFKDTLDAEYHHTNFLILGDFNDALNKTITAEMAPDTTTSYIDFMNDSVDYKPITLPLALAGKKSTVSNANVIDNVIASEEMAMSYLPNSAQVADYVARLVSSYGTTTTDHYPVMSRYNLHILANPAPVTDFVARDNNGTIDLAWNTSYEINTRRFIVEKSANNRDFNPADTVAAQGTTALPTAYTSQDKHPYPGTSYYRLKTVLRDSSFAYSNVQSVTLTLKESIFQLLWCLLGHNLQVWIDWPQKGTCQANLQLIDLFGRIRYNGPVTLNQGRNTKVLDVNNVPSGIYFLRVQSGAQVKTSTIVIAK; from the coding sequence ATGAAGAGACTTTTACTCCTTTTCTTTTCTTCTACATTAACGGCTACCATGGTAAAAGCGCAGAGCAATCCCGCTCCGCAATCGCTTCCTTACCAGCAAACCTTTGATGCATTGCCCGCCACGAGCACCGTATACCCCGACGGCTGGCAGGGCTGGACCCTGGCCGGTTCTCCTTCCGGCAATTTCAACACCGCGGCCCCCGCGGCAGACAAGGCGCTGGCCACCGGCACCGCCTCCAGCACTGCCAATGGCACGTACAACTACAATGGTAAGCTGGGCTTCCTGAACAGCGGATCGGCGGACATTTCCCTGGTGCTGGCCATCAACACTACCGGGCAGTCTAACATCAGCATGCAATATGACGTGGCCACCCTGCGCAACCCGTATGATGGCGGCAGCAATACGCGCGTCAATGAAGTGATCCTGCAATACCGCGTGGGCACTGCCGGCGCCTTTACCAGTATTTCCGGCACGGAATACCAGAATAACACCACCCAACAAACCACTTCCGGCGTAACCACCCCACAACACTCGGCCACCGAGAGCCTCCTGCTGCCGGTTGCCTGTGAGAACCAGCCGGTGGTGCAACTGCGCTGGGTAAACCGCCAGATCAGCGGTGCCGGCTCCCGGCCCAGTTTTATGGTGGACAACATCAGCGTAGGTGGCGGCGCCCGGGATACTACCCGCCCCTCCATCATTGCGCTGCAACCAGCAGCCGGCGATACTGCCCAGCCCACGGCAAAACCAGCAGTGACCTTCTCTGAAAATATCCAATTGGGTACCGGCAATGCCGTGCTGCACAACCTGACCAGCGGCACCACCCAGGTAATAGCCCTGGGCACGGCCACTGCCAGCATTTCCAATAACCTGCTGACCCTGAATGTTAAATTGTCACCCAACCAGTCGTACTTCCTTACACTGGACAGCAACGCGGTGCAGGACATTTTTGGCAATGCCTTCACCGGCCTTACGGACAGTAGCTGGCACTTTGCCACCGGCCCCCAGGTGACCAGTTTTGATTTCAATACCTGCACGCCTGCAGGCAGCAACCAGCTGGCTGGCGGCTTTACCCAATATGCGGTGACCGGCAACCAGCAATGGGCCTGCTCCACCTTTGGCCAGAACGGCACCAATGGTCTAGAGATCAATGGCTACAGCAGCGGCCCGCAAACCAATGAACAGTGGCTCATCTCCCCGGCTTTTGATCTTACCGGCTATACCTATCCCCTGTTGAGCTTCAACAGTGAAGTAGCCTTTACCGGCCCCTCCCTGCAGCTGGTAGTTTCTACGGACTATGATGGCGTGAGCAACCCGCACACCGCCACCTGGACGCCGGTGAACGGCCGCTTCCCCAACGCAGACCAGGCAAACACCTGGGCACTGTCTACCGGCATCAACCTGGCAGCGTTTAAAGACAGCAGCGTGTACGTGGCATTCATTTACACCTCCTCTCCCACGCTGAATGCGGCCCGCTGGGACATTGACAACTTCAATATTGTAAACAGCGCCACCCCGCCCCCGCCCAGCGTGAGCAACACCACGGCAGGCCTGGCGTTTGACTATGTGAAGGCCGGCAGCGTATCTGCCCCGCAGGCCTTCACGTTCTATGGCAACGACTTTACCGGCCCGCTCACCATTACGGCGCCCGCCGGCTTTAAGGTATCTAAAGACAGCACCACCTTCACCTCCAGCATTACTTACACCCTGGACGAAGTGAATGCCGGCCTGCAGACTGCATTTGCCGAGTTTGCCCCTGCCGCTGCCAATACCAATTATGCAGACAGCCTGCGCTTTATCTCCGCGGGCCTTAACCAGGCCATCACCGGCGTGTCCGGCACTTCCCTCCACTCCCTGAAGGTAGTGAACTGGAACATGGAATGGTTTGGCAGCCCGGTACAGGACCCGGCCAATGACAGCCTGCAACAAGCCAATGCCACGGTGGTCATGAGAAACCTGAATGCAGACATCTTTGCCCTGGCGGAAGTGGTGGATACGGCCCGTATCAATGCCATTGCCAGCCAGCTGGGTTATAAAGTGATCGTATCTGATTTTGGCTCTTATACAGACAGCATTACGGATGTGGACTATCCCTCCGCACAGAAGCTGGCATTTATGTACAAGCCGGAGGTGATCCGCGGCATCCGCAGCTATGGCGTAATGCGCTACAATGCCAGCTCCAGCGCGTATAAGAACTGGTCTTCCGGCCGCTTCCCCTTCTATTTTGAAACAATAGCAAAACTGGATAATGACAGTGCCCGCATTGGTTTCTTCGTGATCCATGCCAAGGCCAATACCGGCACCGCTGCGGATAAGATAGATTCCTACAACCGCCGCCTGAATGGTAACAAGGAGTTCAAGGATACCCTGGACGCCGAGTACCACCACACCAACTTCCTGATCCTGGGCGACTTCAATGATGCGCTGAACAAGACCATCACGGCAGAAATGGCCCCGGATACCACTACTTCCTACATTGATTTCATGAACGATTCCGTGGACTACAAGCCCATCACGCTGCCCCTGGCGCTGGCGGGTAAAAAGTCTACCGTAAGCAATGCCAATGTGATCGACAACGTGATTGCTTCAGAGGAAATGGCCATGTCTTACCTGCCCAACTCTGCCCAGGTGGCGGATTATGTGGCCAGGCTGGTAAGCAGCTATGGCACCACCACCACGGACCACTACCCGGTGATGAGCCGCTACAACCTGCACATCCTGGCCAACCCGGCCCCGGTGACGGATTTTGTAGCCAGGGATAACAATGGTACCATTGACCTGGCCTGGAACACCAGCTACGAGATCAATACCCGCCGCTTTATCGTGGAAAAATCTGCCAACAACCGCGATTTCAACCCGGCAGACACGGTGGCGGCACAGGGCACTACCGCCCTGCCCACGGCGTATACCAGCCAGGACAAACATCCTTACCCGGGCACCAGCTATTACCGCCTTAAAACGGTGCTGCGCGACAGCAGCTTCGCTTACAGCAACGTGCAGTCTGTGACCCTGACGCTGAAGGAGTCCATCTTCCAGCTGCTGTGGTGCCTGCTGGGTCATAACCTGCAGGTCTGGATAGACTGGCCCCAGAAGGGCACCTGCCAGGCTAACCTGCAGCTGATAGACCTGTTTGGCCGCATCCGCTATAACGGACCCGTGACCCTGAACCAGGGCCGTAATACTAAAGTGCTGGATGTCAACAATGTACCGAGCGGCATCTACTTCCTGCGGGTGCAGAGTGGCGCCCAGGTGAAGACCAGCACCATCGTGATTGCCAAATAA